From the Lysobacter soyae genome, the window TGTTATCGGCGGCAGGCGGCCTGTTTTTGATGATGGCGACCTTGAAAGCACCGGTCAACCAAGTTGCGCCCATTCAATATTCGCAGATGCTGTGGGCGGTTTTCTTGGGCTATTTCCTGTTCAAAGAGACGGTAGACGGATTCACTTGGCTTGGCATCGCCGTCATTCTCGTCGCGGGCTTGTTCACCTTGTTGCGGGAAGAACAGATCACCGGCTGGTGGCACCGCCAGCGCTGGCTACCCTGAGACACAAGCGGTTATCGCTTCAGCCGCATCCACAGGTGAATCGGCAAGCCGGACAAGAGCAGAATGCCGCCCCACAGCAGCGCTTCATGGCCCGTGCCAAGCAAGGCATAGGCGCTATAAAGCAATGCGATGAAGGCGATGACGCGGCCTTTGCTTTCCCCGGTGCGAAGCCAAGCTGCGCTGCCGGCGAAATAGGGCAGCAATGTCGCAGCGGTGGACAACAAGATCGAAAACGTAAACAACGACACTAATGATCGCGTGTAGTTGGACAACACCAGCGCGGTTGCCAACACACTACTGGCGAGAATGGAGAATCGCGGCGTTTCACGGCGATCCACCCTGGCGAACACCGCAGGCAGCAAGCCATCCCGGGCAGCGGCCAACGGGACTTGCGCCGAAATCAACACCCAGCCGTTCAAAGCGCCCAGACACGACACCGCAGCCACCAGCGCAATACCAATGGCGGCCCAATGCCCCCAGAGCAGTCCCGCCGCATCGGCCATGGGCGCAGCGGAATGCTTCAACGATTCGGCGGGAACGATGCCGAGCACCGATGTCACAGCAAGTACAGTGACGACCCCGGCCAACAACGTACCGATCACGGTGGCGCGCGGCACGGTTCGGTCAGGATTGTCTATCGAGCCTGCCGGCACGGTCGCGGCTTCGAGGCCGAGCAAGGCCCACAAAGTGAGCGCGACGGTCGCATGGACGGCGCCGGACATCGACAACTCGCTTCGATTGAAGGGCACAAAGTGTGCGCCATCCACCCACCAGATGGCGATGCCTGCAAACGCGAGCAACGGCACGAATTTCAGGACAGTGAGCAAAAGTTGCACGCGACCGGCTTCGCGTACGCCCATCAGGTTCACGCCGGCGCACAGCCACAGGCCTCCCACAGCACATGCCGCGGCACGCATCGGTGTGGCCGTGAGCGGTGGACACAGCGCACCGAGCGCTCCGGCAAAGGCAACGGCAATGGCGGCATTGGCACACCACACCGACACCCAGTAACTCCAGGCCACCAGAAATCCGGGCGTCTCGCCGAAAGCGTTCCGCGCAAACACATAAGGCCCGCCCGATTGCGGCCAACGCGTGGCCAACTTGGAGAAGGTGAGGGCAAGCATCATCGCGCCTGACAAGGTGACGGCCCAGCCCAACAGGCTGACGCCGCCAAACTCCGCCAAAGACGCCGGAAGAACGAAGATGCCACTGCCGATCATGCTGCCGACGACGAGTGCGGTGGCAGACCACAGGCCAAGGGGGCGTGCAGCGACTTGCCGGGTCGGCGAGTCGTCGGTATCGGCGTTGGATGACATGGCGTTACTTTATAGAGAGTTGATGGTTGACGTCGATCAAGCCGCGCGATGCCAGCCACGTCCAAGCGTCCGCGGCATCCTGCTCCACATAGGCCTGTGCGCTTCCCAAGCGGAAGGTGTAACCCCAGGCGTCCATGTCGGCCAAGATGCGGTGGCGTCCTACGCCGGGCAGGGCGTCCGCCAACAGCGCTTGAAGCACGCACACCGCGTTTTCCTCGTCGATGGAGTCCGTGGCATCGGTATGAACACCGGCGCGCTTTTCCGGTGGCAATACAATCAGATGGCCTGCTTCGTGCAAGACGGAGTGTACGGGCGTGTCGGCGCGAACATAGACGTCGTGGCCGATGATGCCCGCTTCGTCGTCACCCCAATAGCTGCCGGGGATGGGGTCGCCGTCTGCAATCAGACGAAGCTGCAGGTCGTAGCGCAGTAACAATGCAGACAGTGCGGCAAAATCAATTTGCCGCACCCGGAGAACATCGTCTGCACGCATGGCGACGGGATCAGTCTTCTTTCGTTTCCGGCAGCTCGATCGAAATATCGAGCACGTCGTAATCGCCGTGTTTTTCCTTGGTGACCGAAATCGCACTGTCCGGAATGTGGAAGTGCTTTTGAATCAGAGCCATCAACTCGACTTTGAATTCCGGCGGAATTTCGAGGTCGTGCGGATCACGTGAATCACGTTGTTGGGCAATGATGAATTGCAAACGGCTTTTTGCTTCAAGCGCAGTGTCTTTGCGGGGCTTGAGGAAGTCGAACAAACCCATCATCAACCTCCGAACATCTTGCTGAAGAAGCCTTTTTTCTCGGCTTGCAGGAAGCGCATCGGACGCGATTCACCCATCAGGCGGGCGACGGCATCGTCATAGGCGATGGCGGCATCGGAGTTGTTTTCCAAGATGACCGGTTCGCCTTTGTTGGAGGCATTCAAGACATCGGTGGATTCGGGAATGACGCCGATCGCCTTCAAGCCGAGCACTTCTTCCACGTCATTGATGCCGAGCATCTCGCCCTTTTCGACGCGCGCCGGGCTATAGCGTGTCAACAGCAGAAACTCTTCGACACGTCCGCCGTCGATCGCTTTCTTGGTCTTCGATGCCAGAAGACCGAGGATGCGGTCCGAGTCCCGTACAGAGGACACTTCCGGATTGACAACGACGACCGCTTTGTCGGCGTAATACATGGCAAGAAACGCGCCCTTTTCAATGCCGGCCGGCGAATCGCACACGATGTAATCGAAGCCCTCGGCCTTCAAATCATTCAATACGCGCTCGACACCTTCCTGGGTCAGGGCATCTTTGTCGCGGGTTTGCGAGGCGGCCAACACATGGAGCGTATCGAAGCGTTTGTCTTTGATCAGCGCTTGTTTGAGCGTCGCTTCGCCGGTCACGACATTGACGAAGTCGTAAACCACGCGCCGTTCGCAACCCATGATGAGGTCAAGATTGCGCAGGCCGACGTCGAAGTCGATCACGGCGACTTTCTTGCCGCGGCGGGCCAAGCCCGTTGCAATGCTTGCGCTGGAGGTCGTCTTACCGACGCCGCCTTTGCCGGATGTCACGACGATGATTTCGGTCAAGTTGCAGTCTCCTGTTCGTGCTGCGCTTCAGAGCGCGGCGATTTGAATTTTGTCGTTTTCCAGCCACACTTGAACGGCTTTACCGATCAGTGTTTCCGGCACTTCGTCCAACACTATATAGTGCCCGGCGATGGCCACGAGCTGGGCATTGAATTCGTTGCAAAAGATGCGTGCCGAAGTGTCGCCACGCGCACCGGCCAAAGCACGACCGCGCAAGGGGCCGTAGACGTGCACCGAGCCATCTGCCATCACCTCGGCATCCATGCTGATCGTGCCCACGACAGTGAGGTCGCGGTGCTCGGCATACACCTGCTGCCCGGAACGGACAGGGTGGGTGATGACCAGACCTTCCTGAGAGGTTTTGGACGCTGCCGCAGACGGGGCAGTCACCGGATTAGCGGCGACCGGCGCCGACGCCGACTTTGGTGCCGGTGAAGGTGCGGGTGGCACGTCGGGCTCGCCACCCGCGCGTTCATAACTGGCGCGGAATTTCGCCAGCGTCGGCAAGCCCAAAGCTTGCGCCAGCGCGTCGTTTTCAGGGCTGCCGTAGGCGATGGCGACCGGGCGGACCCCTTCGCGACGGAGCGCTTCGATGAGGGCGCCGGCTTGCTCGACACTGGGCAGCTCGGCAAGACCGCCGAAATCCACAATGACCGCGCCGCGTTCAAACAGTTTGGGCGCCCGTTGGACGCGATCACGCATTTCCAGCGCGAGTTTCTCGATATCGAAGGTACGCAGCCTGAGGTTCGCAATCCCGACTTGGCCGATTTTGACGTCGCCCGCGAGCGAATAATCAGGCAATGTCATCGGGTACCGGTTCCTTTCGTGCGTTTGTCGATCCACTCGGTGCGGGGATGGCCCACCCACGGCAAATCGGGGAGATTCTTGCCATAAGTATCGGCGATCCACGCGTGGCTACACATGTTTTTGACCAACATGGCCGCGCGGGTGCGCTCGTTTTGCGGGCACTGACCGATCTCTTGGAATTCCAAACTGCCGTGGAAGAGCAAGGCGCGGTTGAAGCCTTCTACGAGGAATACTTCGCAGGCCAACACCGGGTAGCGCATTTCGGCATAGGTTTGCACGTCGGCATAAAAAACATGACCGGTGCCTTTGCCCCGCTGCGCGCGATCGACAACGATGCGGTCGATATACAAGAAGGGTTCGTCAATGTTTTGCTGGAACCAGCCGAAGTTGTCGCTGTCGTGGCGTGCGTCATATCCGAACGCGACCAGGAAGGCGAAGATCTCTCCGTCCTTTTCTGCAACACGAAAGTATTCGGCCCCGGAATGAAACCGGCGGAGTCGATCCAGATCCAAAGCATTGATGGAAGGGCCTGCTGCTGCGTTGTTCAGTTCAAGAACGCGAACCAACTCATGTTCTTGCACGTCGCGAATGACAAGCGACATTCCACACTCCGTTTGAAAAGCGAAAAGCCGCCTTTGGCGACTTCCGCACATTATGCCACGCGCGCGCCTCGAAGAATGTTCGCGGGCAACCGGTTCCGTGACTTCCGGCGGGTGATTTGCTTCAGAAATTCCCCGTACCATTGGGCATGATGCGAGAGCTGAACCATATACAACTGCTGCGCTACGTCGGGATGGTGACGTGGGCGCTTGTCGGTTGTTGGCTGCTGAATGCATGGCTGGATCCGGACTACCTCCGCTTGGAGGAAGGGGAGTCCGTATGGAGCCGGATCATGCCTTGGCTGGTCGTCTATTTCACCTTCGGTGTCTGCTACTGGTGGATCACGCGCAGCATCGGGCGCCGGGAGCCCCGCTGGATTGATCATGCCGCACTGTTGGTCATGACCGTTTGCGCCATCGGTGTCAGCTATTTTTCGGCCACGGGTCTCGGAAGTGTCTTGCTGATGGTCATGGCGGCCTTGTTGCCGTGGATTTTGAGCGTCCGGGTGGGATTGGTCTGGATGCTGGCCGGCAACCTGGCGTTCGTGCCGCTTTTCGTCATGGCGATGAATTACTCCCCCATCTTGGCGGTCATTCAGGCCTTGCTGTATGTGGGGTTCTCGGGTTTGGTGTTTGTCACCGCGTTTGTTGCGATGCAACAGGCCACGGCCCGGGAAGAACAGCGGCGCCTGAATTCCGAGCTCCGGGCCACGCGGGCGTTGTTGGCAGAAAGCGCGCGCGTCAACGAGCGCACCCGAATTTCCCGTGAGTTGCATGATTTGCTCGGTCATCACCTCACCGCGCTGAGCTTGAATCTCGAAGTGGCCGGACATTTGGCCGACGGGAAAACCCGGGACCACGTCAAACAAGCGCACACGCTGGCGAAATTGCTGTTGACCGATGTGCGCGAAGCGGTCAGCAACATGCGTGAAAACGGCGGCATCGATCTCGCGACGGCGCTGCGGCCGCTCGCGGAGAATGTCCCCGGCTTGTCGGTCGAACTCGACGTGCAGGAGGCGCTCCGGGTGGAAGATCCGGATCTGGCCCACGTGATCCTGCGCACCACACAAGAGATCATCACCAATGCCGTCCGACATGCCGGGGCTTCCGTCTTGCATATTTCCGTGCAAGTGCGCGAAGGCCATATTCACTTGACCGCCCGCGACAACGGCCAAGGTGCCGATTTGGTGACCGCCGGCAACGGTCTGTCCGGGATGCGGGAACGCATCAAAGCGCAGGACGGCAAGCTCGACATCCAAACCGCGCCGGGCCAAGGCTTTGCGCTCATCGTTACATTACCGCTTCAGGCCATGACCGCTTGAAACACAGGAGAATCGCGTGATCAAAATCATGCTCGTGGATGACCAAACCCTTGTCCGTCAGGGCATCCGTTCTTTGTTGTCTTTGCCTGAAGCGGAAGGCATTGAAGTCGTGGCCGAGGCGACGGACGGCAAGCAAGCCATCGAGATGATCCCTGATGTCAGCCCGGATGTCGTGCTGATGGACATGCGCATGCCGGTGTTGTCAGGTCTCGAGGCCATCCAGTCGCTGTCGCGGCTCGGCATGTTGCCGCCCACCATCATCTTGACCACCTTCGATGACGACCAACTGGTCTTGGCCGGTATCAAAGCCGGGGCACGCGGATTCTTGTTGAAAGACGTCTCGCTAGAGCAATTGGTGGGTGCAATCCGGACCGTGGCCAGTGGCGGCTCCTTGGTTCAGCCGACAGTTACGCAAAAGCTCCTGTCGGGGCTTGAGCACATGCAGACCGGGTTTGCCAGCTTGGACAAACCGGACCCGCTGACCGAACGGGAAACCGAGATCCTCCGGTTCATGGCGGGCGGGTTTTCCAACAAGGAAATCGCCAACTCCTTGGGTGTTGCCGAAGGGACGATCAAGAATCACGTGTCGAATATCCTGTCCAAATTGGGCGTACGTGATCGTACGCGTGCCGTTCTCAAGGCCCTGGAAGCCAAATTGGTCTGAAGATTCGACGGCCTTCGCGGTTTCCCCCATTTCGCTTAAACAGGGCATTTGCTACGATGCCTGTTTCCTGCCCTTGGCAGCCGGATGGTTGCCCCCGGAGATTTGCTGAATGAAGCTGTTCAAAGAACTAATGGTGTCGGTTGCTATCGTGGCCGTGTTCTTCCTTTTGATGGGCGTCGTGCTTCCTTCGAAGCGCCACATTGAAGAGACCGTCGACACCAATCGCAATACGACTGTCGTCTATGACATGTTGAACGGTTTCGGCCGCTTCAAGGATTGGAACGCGGTGTTCATGCGTGATCCGGCCGCGCAGTACAAGATTTCCGGTCCGGCCGAAGGCAAGGGCGCAAAAATCGAGTACACCTCCAAAGTGCGTGAAGTCGGCAAGGGCAGCTGGACCATCACCGGTAACGAACCGGGCAAGCGCATTGATTTCGCGCTGGTGAACGAAGATATGGGCAACAACAAGAAGTCTTCGTTCATCCTGACGCCGAACGAAAACGGTCGCAAAGTTGAAATCAAGCAAACCTACGATGTCGAATACGGCTTCAACCTGATCGGTCGCTACGCCGGTATGTACGCAAAGAGCTACATGGGCGAAGACATGAAGATGGGTCTGCGCAAGTTGACCAGCTTGTTGTCTGACATCCCGAACATGCCGTACGACCGCATGACCGTTCCGTTGGCTCCGCCGAAAGTGGTTGAACTGCCGGCCGAAGACGTGCTGGTGATCAGCTCGGGCACGTTGAACAACGACATCTCCGATGTCTGGCTGTCGGTTAAGAAGAACCAGGAATGGATTTCGCGCACGCTCGCCGCCAATGGTCTGCAAGCAGCCGGTCCTTATCGCTTGGTCACCACCGACTACAACTCGGCCAACTACGGCTACGATCTGGTTCAACCGGTGACCAAGGCCGGCGTGCAACCGGGTCAAATCCCGACCATGAGCGTCGCTGCACCGGTGAAGTTCCTCAAGATTCCGGCGCGTCGCGCCACCATGACCTCGATTGCCAACGCAGATTTCAACTCGTTGCAGCTGACGCGTGAATCTCTGCGCGCTTGGACCATGGTGCGTGGCATGGAGATTGCCGACCGTCCGTTTGACGTGTACAAGAGCGGAACGGATCTGTCGTTCACTGCAGGCTCGGCACAGTTCGATACCTACTGGCCGATCAAGAAGTGATCTGACAACACTGTTGAAGCAAACGCCGCGATTTTCGCGGCGTTTGTATTTGGAGGACACGATGAGTCACGTCACACAACTGGAAGCCGCACGGCGCGCCGTGAGAATGCAGCGTGTATTGGGTGGCAGCGGGGCAGTACTGGCCTTGTGTGCGGTGGCACTCTCCGCGGTGATCGCGCATGCGGGGAAATTGCAAGGCACGGATATCGAGCATGTGCGCGCAAGTGCGATGAATGCCGCGACCTTCATGCTGTTGCATGGCGCCGTCGCGACCGCGCTGGCGATGCAGGCGGTGATTCCCAATGATCGCTATGCGTTGATGTTGATGTTGGTCGGTACCGTGTTGTTCTCGGGTTCTGTCATTGCCGGGGCGCTGTTGGGTCTCTCGACGGTTTTGGCACCCTTGGGTGGCTCGATGTTGATGCTCGCTTGGGCTTGGGTAGCGATCAACCGGTTTTGGCGATGAGCGCTGTGCGCCACGTGCGTGGGTATGATGCCGCGCAGGCCAACCGGGTACTGACCAAGCGAGACCCTGCATTGGGTCGCTGGATCAAGCGCGTTGGGGCTTTGGGTAATAACCCGGGCTGGAAAAAACCGTTCGATCCGGTGGATGCGCTGGCACGCGCCATTTTGTATCAACAGCTCTCCGGCAAAGCTGCAGGCACCATTGTCGGAAGGTTGGAAAACGCTATCGGCAGCACACGACTGCATTGCGACACTCTGTCCACGATTGACGACGCGGGGATGCGTGCCTGCGGTGTTTCGGGAAACAAAACCCTTGCGCTGCGTGACCTGATGCGGCGGGAGCAGGATGGCGAGATTCCGACAACGCGTCGTATGGCGACCATGGGCAATGACGACATCATCGCCGCCTTGGTGCCGGTGCGCGGGATAGGGCGCTGGACTGTGGAAATGATGCTGATGTCCAGACTCGGCCGTCAGGATGTGTTGCCCGTCGATGATTTGGGCATTCGCCGCGGCATCCAGATATTGCGCGAATTGCCCGACATGCCCAAGCCGAAAGAAGCGGCGCTCTTGGGTGAAATCTGGGGCCCTTGGCGCACGCAAGCGTCGTTCTATTTATGGCGAATTTCTGACTTCAAGCAAGCCGACGCTGTACCGGTGAAACGCTCGCAAAGCTGATCATCCGATGTAATACCAATGCCATGGCTCGTAGACGATGCCATGAGGGTTATTGCGCGGATAGCTCAATCGAAAGCCGAATGTAGGCGCGTGCGTTGACAGCCATTGGAAAGCATCGGTGCGCTCGAAACTTTCTTCCGCAGCCGGCTCACCCAGGCTAGAGATATCCAACGCGCGACCAGAGTGATGTTCGGAATAACCGGGCGCAGCATTGACGCGGAGAATGTCTTCAACGGGTTGGCCGCGCCCCAACTTGCGTTCAAAAATGCGCAGCTGATAATCGTGACCGCGATAGCCGGAGACTGCCTCAAGATGGACGTCGTCCCGCCGTGCGGCCACACCCATTTGATGCCATGCGCGCGCCGTATCACGCGTCAACCAAAGCGGACGTTGATAGCGATCCCATCCGGCGAAGTCGAGCGTGGCGGGTTCAGCGATGAGGTGCAACCCGGTGCGGTGAGCGTAGTCCTCGGACGACAATCCGAGCATGCGTAGTCGCTGCTCGAGACCGGCGAGTGGGAGCGTATGACCCGTCGATCTGCCAGCGGCTTGAATCTGTTTCGCAAACTTTTCCAACGCCAGCACTTCGGATGCGCGCATGGGCGCCAATCGCTGCATTTGTCCGCGCGTATCGACGGCCGCAAGAAAACGACCATCGCGCTTTCGTTTCAACAGCCAAGTTGAGAGCGCGAGGGCTCGTGCGTGCGACGATGCACTGGCTCGTGCAAGGCGCGCGGGCAGTGCTTCAAACGATACGTGGTTATGCAGTTTCAAGGTCGACATGCATTCAATGTCGCTTGATCCAGGCGACGATGTCGTTGATCATCGCGGCGTCCACGTGGCCGGGCGCCGAGTATTCAGCGGCATTCGGCTCGCCGGTGCCGGTAATGCCCAAGTGATTGAGCGTGGGATAGCGTTTCATTTCGATGCGCTTATCGCCGCGGAGGTTTTTTTGCCAAAGCTGCCAATCGGTGTCGCTGACTTGGAAATCACGACCGCCGTGCAGCAACAGCACAGGCAATTTGGACGCGCGGGTGTCTTTCACTGGGTCGACTGTATCCACACTGCGCCAGTAGTCGGCGGTTTGCCCCATGAGGGACGGTCCTCGGTAACCCGGATCCCGAAACATCTTGATGGCGGCTTCCAATAGCCGGATGTTCTCTTCCGTTTTTTCAGCGGGCACTTTGCCCGTCTTGCCCATGAAGCGCATTTGCTCAGGCAAGACTTCCACCAGCTTTCGTGCAGGTCCGGACCATTGAATCAATCCGGCGACTTGGCCATCACGCTGCCCGATTCTCGGCGCGAGCATCGCCCCTTGGCTATGGCCCAAAACAAACAGGCGTTTCTTATCGATGCCGGGCTGCGCGCGAAGTGTCGCAAGGGCCATCACCGCATCATCTGTTGTTTCGCTGTCGATGGTCACCGGATGCGATGCATACCATTCGGGCATGGCTTTGCTGCGCTTTTCGTAACGCAGTACGGCAATCCCTTGGTCGGCCAAAGCACGCGCCACGTCCAAAAACGGGCGGTTGGCGCCGACGGTTTCGTTGCGGTCTTGCGGACCTGAGCCGTGCACCAAGACGACCCCCGGAAAGGGCCCAGTTCCCTTGGGCATCGCCAAGGTCGCGGGAAGGGCGTCTGCGCCAGATCCAACCGTCAGTTCACGTTCGCTGAAATGCGCATTGGCAGGAACGGCTTGAACCGGTGCACGGGCTTGCTGGGGTTGAATGAAGAGCCCTTCGACTTTTCCTTGGGCATCAATCGACACCGTCGCTTGCCAGTCTTGATTCCCGCGGTGCATGGGCACCAAGGCAATTTGGCTGGTGTTTTTTTGAACGAGTCGGATATCACCGCGCGTCCCGGCGCCCGCCATCGAGCCCCAAGCGGCTTTCATTTTGTCGAGCGGCACCGCGGTTTTCATGGATTCTGAAAACATGGCCTCGGCTTGCTCGAAGCGGCCGGCATCCAAGTGATCAAGCAGGGTGGTGCTGATCGCTTTCGCCCGCTCGGGCGCCACTTGCGCCGTGGCTGTGGTCGCCACAAAAGCCGCGCAGACGATGGGAAGGAGGCGTTTCATGTCAAGCCTCGCGCTTGAAGAAAGCGTACATCGGTGCGGCCAGTCCATGGCTGACGACATTCACCAGTTCCCAG encodes:
- a CDS encoding M15 family metallopeptidase translates to MSTLKLHNHVSFEALPARLARASASSHARALALSTWLLKRKRDGRFLAAVDTRGQMQRLAPMRASEVLALEKFAKQIQAAGRSTGHTLPLAGLEQRLRMLGLSSEDYAHRTGLHLIAEPATLDFAGWDRYQRPLWLTRDTARAWHQMGVAARRDDVHLEAVSGYRGHDYQLRIFERKLGRGQPVEDILRVNAAPGYSEHHSGRALDISSLGEPAAEESFERTDAFQWLSTHAPTFGFRLSYPRNNPHGIVYEPWHWYYIG
- a CDS encoding amino acid permease; amino-acid sequence: MSSNADTDDSPTRQVAARPLGLWSATALVVGSMIGSGIFVLPASLAEFGGVSLLGWAVTLSGAMMLALTFSKLATRWPQSGGPYVFARNAFGETPGFLVAWSYWVSVWCANAAIAVAFAGALGALCPPLTATPMRAAACAVGGLWLCAGVNLMGVREAGRVQLLLTVLKFVPLLAFAGIAIWWVDGAHFVPFNRSELSMSGAVHATVALTLWALLGLEAATVPAGSIDNPDRTVPRATVIGTLLAGVVTVLAVTSVLGIVPAESLKHSAAPMADAAGLLWGHWAAIGIALVAAVSCLGALNGWVLISAQVPLAAARDGLLPAVFARVDRRETPRFSILASSVLATALVLSNYTRSLVSLFTFSILLSTAATLLPYFAGSAAWLRTGESKGRVIAFIALLYSAYALLGTGHEALLWGGILLLSGLPIHLWMRLKR
- the minC gene encoding septum site-determining protein MinC encodes the protein MTLPDYSLAGDVKIGQVGIANLRLRTFDIEKLALEMRDRVQRAPKLFERGAVIVDFGGLAELPSVEQAGALIEALRREGVRPVAIAYGSPENDALAQALGLPTLAKFRASYERAGGEPDVPPAPSPAPKSASAPVAANPVTAPSAAASKTSQEGLVITHPVRSGQQVYAEHRDLTVVGTISMDAEVMADGSVHVYGPLRGRALAGARGDTSARIFCNEFNAQLVAIAGHYIVLDEVPETLIGKAVQVWLENDKIQIAAL
- the minD gene encoding septum site-determining protein MinD; translated protein: MTEIIVVTSGKGGVGKTTSSASIATGLARRGKKVAVIDFDVGLRNLDLIMGCERRVVYDFVNVVTGEATLKQALIKDKRFDTLHVLAASQTRDKDALTQEGVERVLNDLKAEGFDYIVCDSPAGIEKGAFLAMYYADKAVVVVNPEVSSVRDSDRILGLLASKTKKAIDGGRVEEFLLLTRYSPARVEKGEMLGINDVEEVLGLKAIGVIPESTDVLNASNKGEPVILENNSDAAIAYDDAVARLMGESRPMRFLQAEKKGFFSKMFGG
- the minE gene encoding cell division topological specificity factor MinE, which gives rise to MMGLFDFLKPRKDTALEAKSRLQFIIAQQRDSRDPHDLEIPPEFKVELMALIQKHFHIPDSAISVTKEKHGDYDVLDISIELPETKED
- a CDS encoding GNAT family N-acetyltransferase, with protein sequence MSLVIRDVQEHELVRVLELNNAAAGPSINALDLDRLRRFHSGAEYFRVAEKDGEIFAFLVAFGYDARHDSDNFGWFQQNIDEPFLYIDRIVVDRAQRGKGTGHVFYADVQTYAEMRYPVLACEVFLVEGFNRALLFHGSLEFQEIGQCPQNERTRAAMLVKNMCSHAWIADTYGKNLPDLPWVGHPRTEWIDKRTKGTGTR
- a CDS encoding DNA-3-methyladenine glycosylase family protein; the encoded protein is MSAVRHVRGYDAAQANRVLTKRDPALGRWIKRVGALGNNPGWKKPFDPVDALARAILYQQLSGKAAGTIVGRLENAIGSTRLHCDTLSTIDDAGMRACGVSGNKTLALRDLMRREQDGEIPTTRRMATMGNDDIIAALVPVRGIGRWTVEMMLMSRLGRQDVLPVDDLGIRRGIQILRELPDMPKPKEAALLGEIWGPWRTQASFYLWRISDFKQADAVPVKRSQS
- a CDS encoding DUF423 domain-containing protein, coding for MSHVTQLEAARRAVRMQRVLGGSGAVLALCAVALSAVIAHAGKLQGTDIEHVRASAMNAATFMLLHGAVATALAMQAVIPNDRYALMLMLVGTVLFSGSVIAGALLGLSTVLAPLGGSMLMLAWAWVAINRFWR
- a CDS encoding SRPBCC family protein, whose product is MKLFKELMVSVAIVAVFFLLMGVVLPSKRHIEETVDTNRNTTVVYDMLNGFGRFKDWNAVFMRDPAAQYKISGPAEGKGAKIEYTSKVREVGKGSWTITGNEPGKRIDFALVNEDMGNNKKSSFILTPNENGRKVEIKQTYDVEYGFNLIGRYAGMYAKSYMGEDMKMGLRKLTSLLSDIPNMPYDRMTVPLAPPKVVELPAEDVLVISSGTLNNDISDVWLSVKKNQEWISRTLAANGLQAAGPYRLVTTDYNSANYGYDLVQPVTKAGVQPGQIPTMSVAAPVKFLKIPARRATMTSIANADFNSLQLTRESLRAWTMVRGMEIADRPFDVYKSGTDLSFTAGSAQFDTYWPIKK
- a CDS encoding alpha/beta hydrolase; the encoded protein is MKRLLPIVCAAFVATTATAQVAPERAKAISTTLLDHLDAGRFEQAEAMFSESMKTAVPLDKMKAAWGSMAGAGTRGDIRLVQKNTSQIALVPMHRGNQDWQATVSIDAQGKVEGLFIQPQQARAPVQAVPANAHFSERELTVGSGADALPATLAMPKGTGPFPGVVLVHGSGPQDRNETVGANRPFLDVARALADQGIAVLRYEKRSKAMPEWYASHPVTIDSETTDDAVMALATLRAQPGIDKKRLFVLGHSQGAMLAPRIGQRDGQVAGLIQWSGPARKLVEVLPEQMRFMGKTGKVPAEKTEENIRLLEAAIKMFRDPGYRGPSLMGQTADYWRSVDTVDPVKDTRASKLPVLLLHGGRDFQVSDTDWQLWQKNLRGDKRIEMKRYPTLNHLGITGTGEPNAAEYSAPGHVDAAMINDIVAWIKRH
- a CDS encoding sensor histidine kinase, producing the protein MMRELNHIQLLRYVGMVTWALVGCWLLNAWLDPDYLRLEEGESVWSRIMPWLVVYFTFGVCYWWITRSIGRREPRWIDHAALLVMTVCAIGVSYFSATGLGSVLLMVMAALLPWILSVRVGLVWMLAGNLAFVPLFVMAMNYSPILAVIQALLYVGFSGLVFVTAFVAMQQATAREEQRRLNSELRATRALLAESARVNERTRISRELHDLLGHHLTALSLNLEVAGHLADGKTRDHVKQAHTLAKLLLTDVREAVSNMRENGGIDLATALRPLAENVPGLSVELDVQEALRVEDPDLAHVILRTTQEIITNAVRHAGASVLHISVQVREGHIHLTARDNGQGADLVTAGNGLSGMRERIKAQDGKLDIQTAPGQGFALIVTLPLQAMTA
- a CDS encoding response regulator, translated to MIKIMLVDDQTLVRQGIRSLLSLPEAEGIEVVAEATDGKQAIEMIPDVSPDVVLMDMRMPVLSGLEAIQSLSRLGMLPPTIILTTFDDDQLVLAGIKAGARGFLLKDVSLEQLVGAIRTVASGGSLVQPTVTQKLLSGLEHMQTGFASLDKPDPLTERETEILRFMAGGFSNKEIANSLGVAEGTIKNHVSNILSKLGVRDRTRAVLKALEAKLV